The window AGCGGTACAAGAGGATGGAGCAGCGGCCCGGGGGAGGAAGAGTTGAGGGAGTAGAGAGAGGAGGAAGGAAGAGGGGTACAGGTGAAAGGGAGGAGGATAGAACAAGAGGTAGAGGACGGTTCTCATCTCATGTTCATTTGGATAGAAGTCATGACAAGGTGATGGAGGTGGGAGAGTCCGAGGGGAGGTGGGAGAAGTCGCAAAGGATTGAGAGCAGGGCTAGATTGCCTTCGCGGGACAGACGAGAAGGATCCGCATCCGGGAGTCGACCGAGGTCTCGCCTGTCCCCTAGACGTGGTCAAGGTCCTCCATGGGTACATCAGAGGATCGAGGAGTCGAGGAGAGAAAATCGAGGTCAGGATGTCCCTCGAGAGCACACAGAACCGAGGAGAGGAATGAACGAGGATAACCACCCTACGAGAtgaatgattcatatgatctcggggggtgctactgatggaGACTCTGGGCGAGCTGGGAAAGCACGTGGGAGAATGTTGGAGAACTTTGAGATATATAGGGGTGCAGACTTACCACAAGACATCGTCATCAGTTTTGGGCCGGAAGACCTTCGAGGCATCGTGGCTCCTCATAACGATGCCTTGGTAGTGACGGACACCATTGCCAATTATGATGTGGCAAAGATATTTGTTGATAATGGAAGCTCCGTGAACGTCTTGTTCAAGACCACGTTGGATCAAATGAAGGTGGAAGGATTTGAGTTTGAGCCGGTCTCCACCCCGTTGTATGGGTTTGCAGGACACGCCATCCCAACTTTGGGTCAGATTGTGCTTCCCCTATCCTTGGGGACTGATCCTCGGCGGGTAACAAAAA is drawn from Primulina eburnea isolate SZY01 chromosome 10, ASM2296580v1, whole genome shotgun sequence and contains these coding sequences:
- the LOC140803668 gene encoding uncharacterized protein — its product is MIHMISGGATDGDSGRAGKARGRMLENFEIYRGADLPQDIVISFGPEDLRGIVAPHNDALVVTDTIANYDVAKIFVDNGSSVNVLFKTTLDQMKVEGFEFEPVSTPLYGFAGHAIPTLGQIVLPLSLGTDPRRVTKMIAFTVVDTLSAYNGILGRPALKDFKAVASTYHQKLKFPVGKEVGALCGDQMVARRCYERIVKEDGKKASVELSMIRKRRNE